Proteins from a genomic interval of Stenotrophomonas sp. WZN-1:
- a CDS encoding GNAT family protein produces MAWRIRDAHRAGMTNSAPSTHFAPLRPVLRRHLLHLRATPITLRSFQRTDLPRWRAFDDRRQRGQRHPHGIDEEARFLASVYRSRLQEDNDLLVLGVFDDAQGVLHDQLHIRLQSLHSRCAELQSLQHRYAHPQAALRALCPFLFNDVGLHRLFVLLPPGCTTPFAQALQAHGFIREGILRDYHLDAQGWHDRQLLALTAPAWHSCQQRIG; encoded by the coding sequence ATGGCCTGGCGCATCCGTGATGCGCATCGTGCCGGGATGACCAACAGCGCCCCTTCCACCCACTTCGCTCCGCTACGACCCGTCCTGCGCCGCCACTTGCTGCACCTCCGGGCCACGCCGATCACCCTGCGCTCGTTCCAGCGCACCGACCTGCCACGCTGGCGCGCCTTCGACGACCGTCGCCAGCGCGGCCAGCGGCATCCCCATGGCATTGATGAAGAGGCCCGGTTCCTCGCCAGCGTCTATCGTTCACGCCTCCAGGAAGACAACGACCTGCTGGTGCTGGGCGTGTTCGACGACGCGCAAGGCGTACTGCACGACCAGCTGCATATCCGCCTGCAGTCGCTGCATTCGCGCTGCGCCGAACTGCAATCGCTGCAGCATCGGTACGCCCATCCGCAGGCGGCACTGAGGGCACTGTGCCCGTTCCTGTTCAACGATGTCGGCCTGCATCGCCTCTTCGTGCTGTTGCCGCCGGGCTGCACCACCCCGTTTGCCCAGGCACTGCAGGCTCATGGCTTCATCCGCGAAGGGATCCTGCGTGACTACCACCTGGATGCACAGGGATGGCATGACCGCCAATTGCTGGCGCTTACGGCGCCAGCCTGGCACAGCTGCCAGCAACGGATCGGTTAA
- a CDS encoding TonB-dependent receptor, with product MSASHKAMRPRPLVLALSSLMLVSLPAFAQESAPTTLQEVKVTGSRIPRASVEGPSPVTVISREQIDAQGYRNAFDALSALTENTGNVQGEDFGNTFTPAANTINLRGLGPNRTLVLVNGRRQADYPLAYEGSVNVVNLANIPSALIERIEVLAAGASAVYGSDAIAGVVNIILKDHFEGVDVNMRAGGTQQGGGDNQRVQVVGGTSGERWDGLFGFEFDVRKAIHARQRDFMDSLDDDPTGKAPQATAIAYRRNAATGRNIDPGVTGCDAASGIYGGSVFRANNPRQGWYCGSNDAAASYWTVQTEKRNLNGYGLLTFHLDEHTDLFADLAVGSARISNNTRAPTWTSSRNYFYNQNTGNLESWYRRFAPEEIGGLPRNANRFLENSWSFNVGARGQLGDSGWDYEAVYSRSRYENRTRRPVLLAGINEYLLGPQRGVRNGVEVYAPDPSRLFQPLTPAEYGRLSGYQESRNAAWLQTFSASVNGRLFALPGGDAALAAVVEAGSQGYRNRPDPRLGTGEFWNTSAGIGAGGDRDRYAAGVELQLPLLQSLTTTLAGRYDQYRAGGEHIGKATWSVGVEFRPIESLLIRGSAATSFRAPDMNYVFATETRGYNPGMTDYWRCRTAGQSYDNCDYNGLSIDYSNRANAQLQPETAKSYGFGVVWSPLSGLDFSADYYDIRIDNEVTSLDTSRILRDEADCRLGRTLGGETRDIGSPLCQDALSRVIRNPSTATVQPDQVTRVLINPINAASESVRGLDLKGNWRFDAGRYGRFTTRLAYTVVLEHTYRQFSDDPERDIRNSLDDYQWRSKANGSITWNQGDWTTTLYGNRFGSLPKTDGSGRIAPYMTYNASVFRQFGENLSVGVIVNNLRDSRPPADRNGGGWPFYPVGNYDPYGRQYWLQLDYRFR from the coding sequence ATGTCCGCCTCCCACAAGGCGATGCGCCCGCGTCCGCTGGTGCTCGCGCTGTCGTCCCTGATGCTGGTCTCGCTGCCGGCCTTCGCGCAGGAAAGCGCACCCACCACACTGCAGGAAGTGAAGGTCACCGGCTCGCGCATTCCACGTGCCAGCGTCGAGGGGCCCTCGCCGGTGACGGTGATCAGCCGTGAGCAGATCGACGCGCAGGGTTACCGCAATGCCTTCGACGCCCTGAGTGCACTGACCGAGAACACCGGCAACGTGCAGGGCGAGGATTTCGGCAATACGTTCACGCCGGCCGCCAACACCATCAACCTGCGTGGCCTGGGCCCGAACCGCACGCTGGTGCTGGTCAACGGCCGCCGCCAGGCCGACTACCCGCTGGCCTACGAAGGCTCGGTGAACGTGGTCAACCTGGCCAACATCCCGAGCGCGCTGATCGAGCGCATCGAGGTGCTGGCAGCGGGCGCGTCGGCGGTGTACGGCTCCGATGCCATCGCCGGCGTGGTCAACATCATCCTCAAGGACCACTTCGAGGGCGTGGACGTGAACATGCGCGCCGGTGGCACCCAGCAGGGCGGCGGTGACAACCAGCGCGTGCAGGTGGTCGGCGGCACGTCCGGCGAGCGCTGGGACGGCCTGTTCGGCTTCGAGTTCGATGTGCGCAAGGCGATCCACGCACGCCAGCGCGACTTCATGGATTCGCTGGACGATGACCCGACCGGCAAGGCACCGCAGGCCACCGCGATCGCCTACCGACGCAACGCTGCCACCGGCCGCAACATCGATCCGGGCGTCACTGGCTGCGACGCAGCGTCGGGCATCTATGGCGGCAGCGTGTTCCGCGCCAACAACCCGCGCCAGGGGTGGTACTGCGGCAGCAACGATGCCGCCGCCAGCTACTGGACCGTGCAGACCGAGAAGCGCAACCTCAATGGCTACGGCCTGTTGACCTTCCATCTGGACGAGCACACCGACCTGTTCGCCGACCTGGCGGTGGGCAGCGCGCGCATCAGCAACAATACCCGCGCCCCGACCTGGACCTCGTCGCGCAACTACTTCTACAACCAGAACACCGGCAACCTGGAGAGCTGGTACCGCCGGTTCGCGCCGGAAGAGATCGGTGGCCTGCCGCGCAATGCCAACCGGTTCCTGGAAAACTCGTGGTCGTTCAACGTGGGCGCGCGCGGCCAGCTTGGCGACAGCGGCTGGGACTATGAAGCGGTCTACAGCCGGTCGCGCTACGAGAACCGCACCCGGCGCCCGGTGCTGCTGGCCGGCATCAACGAGTACCTGCTCGGCCCGCAACGGGGCGTGCGCAATGGCGTGGAGGTCTATGCGCCGGATCCGTCGCGCCTGTTCCAGCCGCTGACGCCGGCGGAATACGGCCGCCTGTCCGGTTACCAGGAAAGCCGCAACGCGGCGTGGCTGCAGACCTTCAGCGCCAGCGTCAACGGCCGCCTGTTCGCGCTGCCCGGCGGCGATGCTGCGCTGGCAGCGGTGGTCGAGGCCGGCAGCCAGGGCTACCGCAACCGCCCGGACCCGCGCCTGGGCACCGGCGAGTTCTGGAACACCAGCGCCGGAATCGGTGCCGGCGGTGATCGTGACCGCTATGCGGCCGGCGTGGAGCTGCAGTTGCCGTTGCTGCAATCGCTGACCACCACGCTGGCCGGCCGCTATGACCAGTACCGCGCCGGCGGCGAGCACATCGGCAAGGCGACCTGGAGCGTCGGCGTCGAGTTCCGCCCGATCGAGAGCCTGTTGATCCGTGGCTCTGCTGCGACCAGCTTCCGTGCGCCGGACATGAACTACGTGTTCGCCACCGAGACCCGCGGCTACAACCCGGGCATGACCGACTACTGGCGCTGCCGCACCGCAGGCCAGTCGTACGACAACTGCGACTACAACGGCCTGTCGATCGACTACAGCAACCGTGCCAACGCGCAGCTTCAGCCGGAAACCGCGAAGTCCTATGGTTTCGGCGTGGTCTGGTCGCCGCTGTCCGGGCTGGATTTCAGTGCCGACTACTACGACATCCGCATCGACAACGAGGTGACCAGCCTCGATACCAGCCGCATCCTGCGCGACGAGGCCGATTGCCGCCTGGGCCGCACGCTGGGGGGCGAAACGCGCGATATCGGTTCGCCGCTGTGCCAGGACGCGCTGTCGCGGGTGATCCGCAATCCGTCCACTGCCACGGTGCAGCCGGACCAGGTGACCCGCGTGCTGATCAACCCGATCAACGCAGCCTCCGAATCGGTGCGCGGGCTGGACCTGAAGGGAAACTGGCGCTTCGATGCCGGCCGCTATGGCCGCTTCACCACGCGCCTGGCCTACACCGTGGTGCTGGAGCACACATACCGCCAGTTCTCCGATGACCCGGAGCGTGACATCCGCAATTCGCTGGATGACTACCAGTGGCGCAGCAAGGCCAACGGCAGCATCACCTGGAACCAGGGTGACTGGACCACCACGCTGTATGGCAACCGCTTCGGTTCGCTGCCGAAGACCGATGGCAGTGGCCGCATCGCGCCGTACATGACCTACAACGCCAGCGTGTTCCGCCAGTTCGGCGAGAATCTGTCGGTGGGTGTGATCGTCAACAACCTGCGTGACAGCCGCCCGCCGGCGGACAGGAACGGAGGCGGCTGGCCGTTCTATCCGGTCGGCAACTACGATCCGTATGGCCGCCAGTACTGGCTGCAGCTGGACTACCGGTTCCGCTGA
- a CDS encoding decarboxylase, producing MTAGSFRDKSRAMTVLAVSVLGVACAATAAEPVPAAAAETPVFGAWRNLQTEAGYAPAQRNLAFAMLPQAATRGDRFAVVDREGKRVVCCLQVASPSLGVAALREQYHLPQAWVTDLSNGRSLARPYLPHVYAMQRVDELADYDFTDVPGAYSDLGGLLIPEGATLAADGSAVLLGDNRYPLHFQRQPHADDDGALDRYTLQGGDGEAPFVVEVPFGTY from the coding sequence ATGACGGCAGGCAGCTTCCGCGACAAGAGCAGGGCGATGACGGTACTGGCAGTGTCGGTGCTGGGCGTGGCGTGTGCCGCCACCGCCGCCGAGCCGGTGCCCGCCGCGGCTGCGGAAACGCCGGTGTTCGGCGCCTGGCGCAACCTGCAGACCGAGGCCGGCTACGCGCCGGCCCAGCGCAATCTGGCCTTCGCGATGCTGCCGCAGGCTGCGACCCGTGGCGATCGATTCGCCGTTGTGGACCGTGAGGGCAAGCGCGTGGTGTGCTGCCTGCAGGTGGCCAGCCCGTCGCTGGGCGTGGCGGCGCTGCGCGAGCAGTACCACCTGCCGCAGGCCTGGGTGACCGACCTGAGCAATGGCCGCAGCCTGGCGCGTCCTTATCTGCCGCATGTCTATGCGATGCAGCGGGTGGACGAACTGGCCGACTATGACTTCACTGATGTGCCGGGCGCCTACAGCGACCTGGGCGGGCTGCTGATTCCCGAAGGCGCCACCCTGGCGGCCGACGGCAGTGCCGTCCTGCTGGGCGACAACCGTTATCCCCTGCATTTCCAGCGCCAGCCGCACGCTGATGACGATGGGGCGCTGGACCGCTACACCCTGCAGGGCGGCGACGGCGAGGCCCCGTTCGTGGTTGAAGTGCCGTTCGGCACCTACTGA
- the lldD gene encoding FMN-dependent L-lactate dehydrogenase LldD, which produces MIISASTDYRAAAQRRLPPFLFHYIDGGAYAEHTLKRNVSDLSDIALRQRILRNMSDLSLETELFGETLAMPVALAPVGLTGMYARRGEVQAARAADSRGIPFTLSTVSVCPIEEVAPAIQRPMWFQLYVLRDRGFMRNALERAQAAGVTTLVFTVDMPVPGARYRDAHSGMSGPNASLRRIGQAITHPRWAWDVGLFGRPHDLGNISTYRGNPTGLEDYIGWLGSNFDPSISWKDLEWIREFWKGPMVIKGILDPDDARDAVKFGADGIVVSNHGGRQLDGVLSTARALPAIADAVQGDLKILADSGIRTGLDVVRMLALGADTVLLGRAFVYALAAQGEAGVANLLDLIAKEMRVAMTLTGAHRIADIGRDSLVNLP; this is translated from the coding sequence ATGATCATCTCCGCCTCCACCGATTACCGCGCCGCAGCGCAACGCCGGCTGCCGCCGTTCCTGTTCCACTACATCGATGGCGGCGCGTATGCCGAGCACACGCTGAAGCGCAACGTTTCCGACCTGTCCGACATCGCGCTGCGCCAGCGCATCCTGCGCAACATGTCCGACCTGAGCCTGGAAACCGAACTGTTCGGCGAAACGCTGGCGATGCCGGTGGCACTGGCGCCGGTCGGCCTGACCGGCATGTATGCCCGGCGCGGCGAGGTACAGGCGGCGCGCGCAGCCGACAGCCGCGGCATCCCGTTCACCCTGTCCACCGTATCGGTATGCCCGATCGAGGAAGTGGCACCGGCGATCCAGCGGCCGATGTGGTTCCAGCTGTACGTGCTGCGCGATCGGGGCTTCATGCGCAACGCGCTGGAGCGGGCGCAGGCCGCGGGCGTGACCACGTTGGTGTTCACCGTGGACATGCCGGTGCCGGGCGCGCGCTACCGTGACGCGCACTCGGGCATGAGCGGACCGAATGCCTCGCTGCGCCGCATCGGCCAGGCCATCACCCACCCGCGCTGGGCGTGGGACGTGGGCCTGTTCGGCCGCCCGCATGATCTGGGCAACATCTCCACCTATCGCGGCAACCCGACCGGGCTGGAGGATTACATCGGCTGGCTGGGCAGCAACTTCGATCCCTCCATTTCGTGGAAGGACCTGGAATGGATCCGTGAATTCTGGAAGGGCCCGATGGTGATCAAGGGCATCCTCGACCCGGATGACGCGCGCGATGCGGTGAAATTCGGCGCCGATGGCATCGTGGTCTCCAATCACGGTGGCCGCCAGCTGGACGGCGTGCTGTCCACCGCGCGTGCATTGCCCGCGATTGCCGATGCGGTGCAGGGCGACCTGAAGATCCTCGCCGATTCCGGCATCCGCACTGGCCTGGACGTGGTGCGCATGCTGGCGCTGGGTGCCGATACCGTGCTGCTCGGCCGTGCCTTCGTCTATGCGCTGGCCGCGCAGGGCGAAGCCGGCGTGGCCAACCTGCTGGACCTGATCGCCAAGGAGATGCGCGTGGCGATGACACTGACCGGTGCGCATCGCATCGCTGACATCGGCCGCGATTCGCTGGTCAACCTGCCATGA
- a CDS encoding MgtC/SapB family protein — protein sequence MELTQDVSILLRVAAAMLFGGVLGVEREMGKHAAGLRTHMLIAGAAALIVGLGDSVAEHFQQERYRDLLQVDPVRLIEAVVACVGFVAAGTILRGSREDQVSGLTTASSLIMAAAIGIAVGIGKYVIAIGVSVLCVLVLAVMRRLEKRIS from the coding sequence ATGGAACTCACCCAGGATGTCTCGATTCTCTTGCGCGTCGCGGCAGCGATGCTGTTCGGTGGCGTGCTCGGCGTCGAGCGCGAAATGGGCAAGCATGCTGCCGGCCTGCGCACGCACATGCTGATCGCCGGGGCGGCTGCGCTGATCGTCGGCCTCGGCGACTCGGTGGCCGAACATTTCCAGCAGGAGCGCTACCGCGACCTGCTGCAGGTTGACCCGGTGCGCCTGATCGAGGCGGTGGTGGCCTGCGTGGGTTTCGTGGCCGCCGGCACCATCCTGCGCGGTTCACGCGAGGACCAGGTCAGCGGATTGACTACCGCAAGCTCGCTGATCATGGCGGCGGCCATCGGCATCGCCGTGGGTATCGGCAAATACGTGATTGCGATCGGGGTGAGCGTGCTGTGCGTGCTGGTGCTGGCAGTGATGCGGCGGTTGGAGAAGCGGATTTCGTAG
- the lldR gene encoding transcriptional regulator LldR, protein MSTQRISDKVAAQLRGLVQEQRLQPGDRLPAERTLAVQLGVSRTALREAIAQLASQGLLTARVGGGTYVAEPAARARQALDEPLAPYLPLFQADPEYRFDVLEIRHALEGATAWHAALRATDEDRTRIAQAFQTMMDAHGKDDPTGEAEADAAFHLSIAEASHNLVLLQVMRGLFDLLQTNISQSREKLYTSARTFSPLSDQHREMMDAVLAGDPERARAAAHAHLEFVHTTLRTLDDNEARRARASRLPSPHG, encoded by the coding sequence ATGAGCACGCAACGTATTTCGGACAAGGTGGCCGCGCAGCTGCGCGGCCTGGTGCAGGAACAGCGGCTGCAGCCGGGTGACCGGCTGCCGGCCGAGCGCACGCTGGCGGTGCAGTTGGGGGTCTCGCGCACGGCGTTGCGCGAAGCCATCGCGCAGCTGGCCAGCCAGGGCCTGCTGACCGCACGGGTTGGTGGCGGCACCTACGTGGCCGAACCCGCCGCACGCGCGCGGCAGGCGCTGGATGAACCGCTGGCGCCCTACCTGCCGCTGTTCCAGGCCGACCCCGAATACCGCTTCGATGTGCTGGAGATCCGCCACGCACTGGAAGGTGCCACCGCCTGGCATGCGGCGCTGCGCGCCACCGATGAGGATCGCACGCGTATCGCGCAGGCCTTCCAGACCATGATGGACGCGCACGGCAAGGACGATCCCACCGGCGAGGCCGAGGCCGACGCGGCCTTCCACCTGTCCATCGCCGAGGCCTCGCACAACCTGGTGCTGCTGCAGGTGATGCGCGGCCTGTTCGACCTGCTGCAGACCAACATCTCGCAGAGCCGCGAAAAGCTCTACACCTCGGCGAGGACCTTCTCGCCGCTGTCCGACCAGCACCGCGAGATGATGGATGCGGTGCTGGCTGGCGACCCCGAACGCGCGCGCGCCGCCGCGCATGCCCATCTCGAGTTCGTGCACACCACGCTGCGCACCCTCGATGACAACGAAGCCCGGCGTGCGCGGGCCTCGCGTCTACCTTCCCCACACGGTTGA
- the lldP gene encoding L-lactate permease, which translates to MQPWQHLYDPAGNLWLSSLIALLPIAFFFVALAVLRMKGWLAGTITVAIALGVALLFYRMPLAQALGAAGFGFVYGLWPIAWIIIGAVFLYKVSVKTGQFDIIRASILSVTEDQRLQMLMVGFAFGAFLEGAAGFGAPVAITAALLVGLGFKPLYAAGLCLIVNTAPVAFGAMGIPIIVAGQVTGLDAFEIGQMAGRQLPFLTLIVLFWIMAIMDGWRGIKETWPAVLVAGGSFAIAQYLTSNFIGPELPDITASLASLVCLTLFLRRWKPVRIFRFDTETSAEAAVQALEAPRYNVGQIAKAWSPFLILTAMVTLWSIKPFKSLFVAGGPLEGWVLKLPVPGLDQRVQKMPPIVDAPLSYEAVYKFDWFSATGTSIILAAVIAIIALRMPARSALQTFGETVRELRMPIYSIGMVLAFAFIANYSGLSATLALALAHTGDAFPFFSPFLGWLGVFLTGSDTSSNALFSALQATTAQQIGVSDVLLVAANTTGGVTGKMISPQSIAIACAAVGLAGKESDLFRFTVKHSLIFTTMVGLITLAQAYWLTLMIP; encoded by the coding sequence ATGCAGCCCTGGCAACACCTGTACGACCCCGCCGGCAACCTGTGGTTGTCCAGCCTGATCGCGCTGCTGCCGATCGCGTTCTTCTTCGTTGCCCTGGCCGTGCTGCGCATGAAGGGCTGGCTGGCCGGCACGATCACCGTGGCCATCGCGCTGGGCGTGGCCCTGCTGTTCTACCGCATGCCCCTGGCCCAGGCGCTGGGCGCGGCCGGTTTCGGCTTCGTCTACGGCCTGTGGCCGATCGCCTGGATCATCATCGGCGCGGTGTTCCTCTACAAAGTCTCGGTCAAGACCGGGCAGTTCGACATCATCCGCGCATCGATCCTGTCGGTCACCGAAGACCAGCGCCTGCAGATGCTGATGGTCGGCTTCGCCTTCGGTGCCTTCCTGGAGGGCGCGGCCGGTTTCGGTGCGCCGGTGGCGATTACCGCGGCGCTGCTTGTCGGGCTGGGCTTCAAGCCGCTGTATGCCGCCGGCCTGTGCCTGATCGTCAACACCGCGCCGGTGGCGTTCGGTGCGATGGGCATTCCGATCATCGTGGCCGGGCAGGTTACCGGGCTGGACGCGTTCGAGATCGGCCAGATGGCCGGCCGCCAGCTGCCGTTCCTGACCCTCATCGTGCTGTTCTGGATCATGGCGATCATGGATGGCTGGCGCGGCATCAAGGAGACCTGGCCGGCGGTGCTGGTGGCCGGTGGCTCCTTCGCCATCGCGCAGTACCTGACCTCCAACTTCATCGGCCCGGAACTGCCGGACATCACTGCGTCGCTGGCATCGCTGGTCTGCCTGACCCTGTTCCTGCGCCGCTGGAAACCGGTGCGGATCTTCCGCTTCGACACCGAAACCAGCGCCGAGGCGGCGGTGCAGGCACTGGAAGCACCGCGCTACAACGTCGGCCAGATCGCCAAGGCATGGTCGCCGTTCCTGATCCTCACCGCGATGGTCACGCTGTGGAGCATCAAGCCGTTCAAGTCGCTGTTCGTGGCGGGCGGCCCGCTGGAAGGCTGGGTGCTGAAGCTCCCGGTGCCGGGCCTGGACCAGAGGGTGCAGAAGATGCCGCCGATCGTGGACGCGCCGCTCAGCTATGAGGCGGTCTATAAATTCGACTGGTTCTCGGCCACCGGTACCTCGATCATCCTCGCCGCGGTGATCGCCATCATCGCGCTGCGCATGCCGGCCCGTTCGGCGTTGCAGACCTTCGGCGAAACCGTGCGTGAGCTGCGCATGCCGATCTACTCGATCGGCATGGTGCTCGCCTTTGCCTTCATCGCCAACTATTCGGGCCTGTCGGCGACACTGGCGCTGGCATTGGCACATACCGGCGACGCGTTCCCGTTCTTCTCGCCGTTCCTGGGCTGGCTGGGCGTGTTCCTGACCGGCTCGGACACCTCGTCGAACGCCTTGTTCTCGGCGCTGCAGGCCACCACCGCGCAGCAGATCGGGGTGTCCGACGTGCTGCTGGTGGCGGCCAATACCACCGGTGGCGTTACTGGCAAGATGATCTCACCGCAGTCGATCGCCATTGCCTGCGCCGCAGTCGGCCTGGCCGGCAAGGAATCGGACCTGTTCCGCTTCACCGTCAAGCACAGCCTGATCTTCACCACGATGGTCGGCCTGATCACCCTGGCGCAGGCCTACTGGCTGACCTTGATGATTCCCTGA
- a CDS encoding CDP-diacylglycerol diphosphatase produces the protein MSLRPLLLSSLLLLSACASAPPPPPAHSDALWRLIERDCKAVEGPRGSCLRVETAADRRDVLVKDAHGDYQFLLMPLDKVSGIESHGLYQRGAPNYFAAAWQARGHTEKALGQPLPRSVASLALNSQHGRSQHQLHIHVDCLRADVLQALDAHAGALGPRWSPLPVPLRGHQYQAYLLPGVELTANPLNLLAYGLSGVGDVGQWSLVVAGRDDVQGGPGFILLATRVDAASGNDASGEELQDHACTALTGAGAALERVR, from the coding sequence GTGTCCCTGCGCCCTTTGCTGCTGTCGTCCCTGCTGCTGTTGTCCGCCTGCGCCAGCGCGCCGCCTCCGCCGCCGGCCCATTCCGATGCGCTGTGGCGCCTGATCGAGCGTGACTGCAAGGCGGTGGAAGGACCGCGTGGCAGCTGCCTGCGGGTGGAGACGGCGGCCGACCGCCGCGACGTGCTGGTCAAGGATGCGCACGGCGACTACCAGTTCCTGCTGATGCCGCTGGACAAGGTCAGTGGCATCGAGAGCCACGGCCTGTACCAGCGTGGGGCGCCCAACTATTTCGCGGCCGCCTGGCAGGCGCGCGGGCATACCGAAAAGGCCCTGGGCCAGCCGTTGCCGCGCAGCGTGGCCAGCCTGGCGCTGAATTCGCAGCACGGCCGCTCGCAGCACCAGCTGCATATCCATGTCGACTGCCTGCGCGCGGATGTGCTGCAGGCGCTGGATGCACATGCCGGTGCGCTTGGTCCGCGCTGGTCACCTTTGCCGGTGCCACTGCGCGGGCATCAGTACCAGGCCTATCTGCTGCCCGGTGTGGAACTGACTGCTAATCCGCTCAACCTGCTGGCCTATGGCCTGAGCGGCGTGGGCGATGTGGGCCAGTGGAGCCTGGTGGTGGCCGGACGCGATGACGTGCAGGGCGGCCCCGGCTTCATCCTGCTGGCCACCCGCGTGGATGCCGCCAGCGGCAACGATGCCAGCGGCGAGGAGCTGCAGGACCACGCCTGCACGGCGCTGACCGGAGCGGGTGCGGCACTGGAACGGGTGCGTTAA
- the dld gene encoding D-lactate dehydrogenase encodes MSGHDAVLAQLRDAVGSRHVLTGDKATRRFRRGYRFGEGPVLAVVRPGTLLELWYVLQAAVQGGAAIILQAANTGLTGGSTPDGNDYGRPIVLVSTLRLTGIQLLNEGRQVLCLPGATLDRLEQTLAPLGREPHSVIGSSCIGASVLGGICNNSGGALVRRGPAYTELALYAQVDALGQLQLVNHLGIALGDTPEQILQRLQAGDYRAADVGDGDGRAASDPRYAQEVRRVDADTPARFNADPSRHYEAAGSAGKLAVFAVRLDTFEKEAAEVFYIGSNRTDSLTAIRRQLLTGFERLPIAGEYIHRDAYDIGERYGKDSFLLIDRLGTARVPAAFALKSRVDGWFERLGLRGVTDRVMQVLTGLLPSHLPKRMGEFRQRYEHHLLLKVSAQDAAETEAWLRGFFAEHEGGYFHCTADEGRKAFLHRFAVAGAAVRYREVHRDQVQDIVALDIALRRDDADWFEQLPADIDGRLLHKLYYGHFLCHVFHQDYIARKGEDPMKIEHAMWALLDQRGAEYPAEHNVGHLYPAKPALAGFYRQLDPSNTFNPGIGQTSKAKGWGSCDCSGN; translated from the coding sequence ATGAGTGGCCATGATGCCGTGCTGGCGCAGTTGCGCGACGCGGTGGGCAGCCGCCATGTACTGACCGGCGACAAGGCCACCCGCCGTTTCCGCCGTGGCTACCGCTTCGGCGAAGGTCCGGTGCTGGCGGTGGTGCGCCCGGGTACGTTGCTGGAACTGTGGTACGTGCTGCAGGCAGCGGTGCAGGGTGGGGCGGCGATCATCCTGCAGGCGGCCAACACCGGCCTGACCGGTGGCTCGACCCCGGATGGCAACGACTATGGGCGTCCGATCGTGCTGGTCAGCACGCTGCGCCTGACCGGCATCCAGCTGTTGAACGAAGGCCGCCAGGTGCTGTGCCTGCCCGGCGCGACGCTGGACCGGCTGGAGCAGACCCTGGCGCCATTGGGCCGCGAACCGCATTCGGTGATCGGCTCGTCCTGCATCGGCGCCTCGGTGCTGGGCGGCATCTGCAACAACTCCGGCGGCGCGCTGGTGCGTCGCGGCCCGGCCTACACCGAGCTGGCACTGTATGCACAGGTCGATGCGCTGGGCCAGCTGCAGCTGGTCAACCATCTGGGCATCGCGCTGGGCGATACGCCCGAGCAGATCCTGCAGCGCCTGCAGGCGGGTGACTACCGTGCTGCCGACGTGGGTGACGGTGACGGTCGTGCCGCCTCCGATCCGCGCTACGCGCAGGAAGTGCGCCGGGTCGACGCCGATACTCCGGCGCGCTTCAACGCCGATCCCAGCCGTCACTACGAAGCCGCCGGTTCGGCCGGCAAGCTGGCGGTGTTCGCGGTGCGCCTGGACACCTTCGAAAAAGAGGCGGCCGAGGTCTTCTACATCGGCAGCAACCGCACCGACAGCCTCACCGCGATCCGGCGCCAGCTGCTGACCGGCTTCGAACGCCTGCCGATTGCCGGCGAATACATCCACCGTGATGCCTATGACATCGGCGAGCGCTACGGCAAGGACAGTTTCCTGCTGATCGATCGCCTCGGCACCGCGCGTGTGCCGGCCGCGTTCGCATTGAAGAGCCGGGTTGACGGCTGGTTCGAGCGGCTGGGGCTGCGCGGGGTGACCGATCGGGTGATGCAGGTGCTGACCGGCCTGCTGCCCTCGCACCTGCCCAAGCGCATGGGCGAGTTCCGCCAGCGCTACGAGCATCATCTGCTGCTGAAGGTCTCCGCGCAGGATGCAGCGGAAACCGAGGCCTGGCTGCGCGGCTTCTTCGCCGAGCACGAGGGCGGCTACTTCCACTGCACGGCCGACGAGGGGCGCAAGGCCTTCCTGCATCGCTTCGCCGTGGCCGGTGCGGCGGTGCGCTACCGCGAGGTGCACCGCGACCAGGTGCAGGACATCGTGGCGCTGGACATCGCCCTGCGCCGTGATGACGCCGACTGGTTCGAGCAGTTGCCGGCCGATATCGACGGCCGCCTGCTGCACAAGCTGTATTACGGGCACTTCCTGTGCCACGTGTTCCACCAGGACTACATCGCGCGCAAGGGCGAAGACCCGATGAAGATCGAGCACGCGATGTGGGCGCTGCTGGACCAGCGTGGCGCCGAGTATCCGGCCGAGCACAACGTCGGCCACCTGTACCCGGCCAAGCCGGCGCTGGCCGGTTTCTACCGGCAGCTGGACCCGAGCAATACCTTCAACCCGGGTATCGGCCAGACGTCGAAGGCGAAGGGGTGGGGCAGCTGCGATTGCAGTGGGAATTGA